A genomic window from Nocardioides rotundus includes:
- a CDS encoding glycine--tRNA ligase, which translates to MAKKPASALDNVVSLCKRRGFVYPSGEIYGGTRSAWDYGPLGVELKDNIKRQWWRSTVIARDDVVGLDSSIILPTRTWEASGHLETFTDPLVECQACHKRFREDHLQEEYAQKKGIEDPDTVDINESVACPNCGTRHAWTAPRNFQMMLKTYLGVIEDESGLHYLRPETAQGIFLNFANVVTSQRMKPPFGIAQIGKSFRNEITPGNFIFRTREFEQMEMEYFVKPGEDEELHQYWIDERTRWYVDLGIDPDNLRHYEHPKEKLSHYSKRTVDIEYRFGFSGRDFEELEGVANRTDFDLSQHAKFSGQDLSYFDQPNNERYVPYVIEPAAGLTRSLMAFLIDSYTEDEAPNTKGGVDKRTVLKLDPRLAPVKAAVLPLSRNADLSPKARDVASALRRNGWNVDFDDSGAIGRRYRRQDEIGTPYCVTVDFDTLDDQAVTIRERDTMSQERVGIDGLTAWFAGRLVGC; encoded by the coding sequence ATGGCCAAGAAGCCCGCCTCCGCCCTCGACAACGTCGTCTCCCTGTGCAAGCGCCGGGGGTTCGTCTACCCGTCCGGCGAGATCTACGGCGGCACCCGCTCGGCCTGGGACTACGGCCCGCTCGGCGTGGAGCTGAAGGACAACATCAAGCGCCAGTGGTGGCGCTCGACGGTGATCGCCCGCGACGACGTCGTGGGCCTGGACTCCAGCATCATCCTGCCGACCCGCACGTGGGAGGCCTCGGGCCACCTGGAGACCTTCACCGACCCGCTGGTGGAGTGCCAGGCCTGCCACAAGCGCTTCCGCGAGGACCACCTGCAGGAGGAGTACGCGCAGAAGAAGGGGATCGAGGACCCCGACACCGTCGACATCAACGAGTCGGTGGCCTGCCCCAACTGCGGCACCCGGCATGCCTGGACCGCCCCGCGGAACTTCCAGATGATGCTCAAGACCTACCTCGGCGTGATCGAGGACGAGTCCGGGCTGCACTACCTGCGCCCCGAGACCGCGCAGGGCATCTTCCTCAACTTCGCCAACGTGGTGACCAGCCAGCGGATGAAGCCGCCCTTCGGCATCGCCCAGATCGGCAAGAGCTTCCGCAACGAGATCACCCCGGGCAACTTCATCTTCCGCACCCGCGAGTTCGAGCAGATGGAGATGGAGTACTTCGTCAAGCCGGGTGAGGACGAGGAGCTGCACCAGTACTGGATCGACGAGCGCACCCGGTGGTACGTCGACCTCGGCATCGACCCGGACAACCTGCGGCACTACGAGCACCCGAAGGAGAAGCTGTCCCACTACTCCAAGCGGACCGTGGACATCGAGTACCGCTTCGGCTTCTCCGGCCGGGACTTCGAGGAGCTCGAGGGGGTCGCCAACCGGACCGACTTCGACCTCTCCCAGCACGCGAAGTTCTCCGGGCAGGACCTGTCCTACTTCGACCAGCCGAACAACGAGCGCTACGTCCCCTACGTGATCGAGCCCGCGGCCGGCCTCACCCGCAGCCTGATGGCCTTCCTCATCGACTCCTACACCGAGGACGAGGCGCCGAACACCAAGGGCGGCGTGGACAAGCGCACCGTGCTCAAGCTGGACCCGCGCCTGGCCCCGGTGAAGGCCGCCGTCCTGCCGCTGAGCCGCAACGCCGACCTCTCGCCGAAGGCCCGCGACGTCGCGAGCGCCCTGCGCAGGAACGGCTGGAACGTCGACTTCGACGACTCCGGGGCGATCGGCCGGCGCTACCGCCGCCAGGACGAGATCGGTACGCCGTACTGCGTCACCGTGGACTTCGACACCCTCGACGACCAGGCGGTCACCATCCGCGAGCGGGACACCATGTCCCAGGAGCGGGTCGGGATCGACGGGCTCACCGCGTGGTTCGCGGGGCGCCTGGTCGGCTGCTGA
- the dusB gene encoding tRNA dihydrouridine synthase DusB has translation MSLQLGRLTVDTPVVLAPMAGITNAAYRRLCLEQMALVGASGLFVCEMITSRGLVEGDETTRRMLFFDDAEQVRSVQLYGTDASVVGEAVRILCGEYGVAHVDLNFGCPVPKVTRKGGGGALPWKRGLLADILSEAVAAGEEYAVPVTMKTRKGLDADHLTYLDAGRIAQDAGCAAIALHGRTVEQAYSGTADWDAIADLAAQVDLPVLGNGDIWEAGDAVRMVEQTGAAGVVVGRGCLGRPWLFRDLAGAFSDRPGLELPTLGEVAGMMRRHAELLVEHLGEERGCKEFRKHVSWYLKGFPAGGELRRSLALVERLDELDRLLAELDPAVPFPTAELGTPRGRQGSPRRRVALPEGWLDDTDGRHSAVPEDALELTGG, from the coding sequence ATGTCGCTCCAGCTCGGCCGCCTGACGGTGGACACGCCGGTGGTGCTCGCCCCCATGGCGGGCATCACCAACGCCGCCTACCGCCGGCTGTGCCTGGAGCAGATGGCGCTGGTCGGCGCGTCCGGCCTGTTCGTCTGCGAGATGATCACCTCCCGCGGCCTGGTCGAGGGCGATGAGACCACGCGGCGGATGCTGTTCTTCGACGACGCCGAGCAGGTCCGGTCGGTGCAGCTCTACGGCACCGACGCGAGCGTCGTCGGGGAGGCGGTGCGCATCCTCTGCGGGGAGTACGGCGTGGCCCACGTGGACCTGAACTTCGGCTGCCCCGTGCCCAAGGTCACCCGCAAGGGCGGCGGCGGTGCTCTGCCCTGGAAGCGCGGGCTGCTGGCCGACATCCTCTCCGAGGCCGTCGCCGCCGGGGAGGAGTACGCTGTTCCCGTCACCATGAAGACCCGCAAGGGCCTCGACGCCGACCACCTCACCTACCTCGACGCGGGCCGGATCGCCCAGGACGCCGGCTGCGCCGCGATCGCGCTGCACGGCCGGACCGTTGAGCAGGCCTACTCCGGCACCGCCGACTGGGACGCGATCGCGGACCTGGCGGCGCAGGTGGACCTGCCGGTGCTCGGCAACGGCGACATCTGGGAGGCCGGGGACGCCGTGCGCATGGTCGAGCAGACCGGCGCCGCCGGCGTGGTCGTGGGCCGGGGCTGCCTGGGGCGCCCGTGGCTGTTCCGCGACCTCGCGGGCGCGTTCTCCGACCGGCCCGGACTGGAGCTGCCGACGCTCGGCGAGGTGGCCGGGATGATGCGCCGGCACGCCGAGCTGCTGGTCGAGCACCTGGGCGAGGAGCGGGGCTGCAAGGAGTTCCGCAAGCACGTGTCGTGGTACCTCAAGGGCTTCCCGGCCGGCGGCGAGCTGCGCCGCTCGCTGGCCCTGGTCGAGCGGCTCGACGAGCTGGACCGGCTGCTCGCCGAGCTCGACCCCGCGGTGCCCTTCCCGACCGCCGAGCTGGGCACCCCGCGGGGCCGCCAGGGCTCCCCGCGGCGGCGCGTCGCCCTGCCGGAGGGATGGCTCGACGACACCGACGGCCGGCACTCCGCCGTACCCGAGGATGCGCTGGAGCTGACGGGCGGTTAG
- a CDS encoding type II toxin-antitoxin system VapC family toxin: MIVLDASAAVEWLLARPDAAAVATRINDPDVALHAPSLLGVEVAAALRGLVRGGHASPERAVTALEDLAAAGIALHDPSPLLPRAWELRDNLTPYDAVYVALAEVLDATLVTADARIARAPGLQAPVDVVTSH; encoded by the coding sequence GTGATCGTCCTCGACGCCTCGGCCGCGGTGGAGTGGCTGCTGGCACGCCCGGATGCCGCAGCCGTGGCGACGAGGATCAACGATCCCGATGTCGCGCTGCATGCGCCCTCGCTGTTGGGGGTCGAGGTCGCGGCGGCTCTGCGCGGTCTGGTCCGCGGCGGTCACGCCTCGCCCGAGCGGGCTGTCACCGCTCTTGAGGACCTTGCCGCAGCCGGCATCGCGCTGCACGACCCGAGCCCGCTGCTCCCGCGAGCGTGGGAGCTGCGGGACAACCTGACGCCCTATGACGCGGTCTACGTCGCCCTGGCCGAGGTGCTGGACGCGACCCTGGTCACCGCCGACGCCAGGATCGCCCGGGCCCCCGGGCTGCAAGCACCCGTCGACGTCGTCACGAGTCACTGA
- a CDS encoding FitA-like ribbon-helix-helix domain-containing protein, with product MSMIQIRNVPEDVHRRLKARAALEGVSLSELALAELRRSLDRPTRQELLDLVASRTPVRTGPSSAELVEASRADS from the coding sequence ATGAGCATGATCCAGATCCGCAACGTCCCCGAGGACGTCCACCGGCGCCTCAAGGCCAGGGCGGCGTTGGAGGGGGTCTCCCTCTCCGAGCTCGCCCTGGCCGAGCTGCGTCGCTCCCTGGACCGGCCCACACGGCAGGAGCTGCTCGACCTGGTGGCGTCCCGGACGCCGGTGCGCACGGGGCCGTCCTCGGCGGAGCTCGTCGAGGCGAGTCGCGCCGACTCGTGA
- a CDS encoding deoxyguanosinetriphosphate triphosphohydrolase — MDQDQYGADDRERLVAEPPKRVDAPERTAFERDRARVVHAAASRRLAAKTQVHGPQVDDFVRNRLTHSLEVAQVARDLARALGGDPDLPETAALAHDLGHPPFGHNGERALAEFAEGCGGFEGNAQTLRLLTRLEAKTFDEAGRSVGLNLTRATLDACIKYPWPLERASAPSGSHADGSPRLVVKFGVYADDRPVFDWVRRGLGHERQCLEAQVMDLADDVAYSVHDVEDGIVAGRIDLTRLDTEALWPTVRRWYLPSADDDLLDATLAGLRGVGTWPGSPYDHSRRSLAALKNLTSDLIGRFCGEVQQATFAASDGPFRRYDAGLVVPERTRLEIAVLKGIAAHYVMEAEERVALLARQREMVTELAETLLERGPDALDPAFADDWKDAADDAARRRVVVDQVASLTDASAALRHSALVG; from the coding sequence ATGGATCAGGACCAGTACGGCGCCGACGACCGCGAGCGCCTCGTCGCCGAGCCGCCCAAGCGGGTCGACGCCCCCGAGCGCACCGCCTTCGAGCGGGACCGGGCGCGGGTGGTGCACGCCGCGGCGTCCCGCCGGCTGGCGGCCAAGACCCAGGTGCACGGCCCGCAGGTCGACGACTTCGTCCGCAACCGGCTCACCCACAGCCTCGAGGTCGCCCAGGTCGCGCGCGACCTGGCGCGGGCGCTCGGCGGCGACCCGGACCTCCCGGAGACGGCGGCGCTGGCCCACGACCTGGGCCACCCCCCGTTCGGGCACAACGGCGAACGGGCGCTGGCGGAGTTCGCCGAGGGCTGCGGCGGGTTCGAGGGCAACGCGCAGACGCTGCGGCTGTTGACCCGGCTGGAGGCCAAGACCTTCGACGAGGCCGGGCGCTCGGTGGGCCTCAACCTGACCCGCGCGACCCTGGACGCCTGCATCAAGTACCCCTGGCCGCTGGAGCGGGCGAGCGCGCCCTCGGGCAGCCACGCCGACGGGTCGCCGCGGCTGGTGGTGAAGTTCGGCGTCTACGCCGACGACCGGCCGGTCTTCGACTGGGTGCGCCGCGGGCTGGGGCACGAGCGGCAGTGCCTGGAGGCGCAGGTGATGGACCTCGCCGACGACGTCGCCTACTCCGTGCACGACGTCGAGGACGGGATCGTCGCCGGGCGGATCGACCTGACCCGGCTGGACACCGAGGCGCTGTGGCCCACCGTGCGCCGGTGGTACCTCCCCAGCGCCGACGACGACCTGCTCGACGCGACCCTGGCGGGGCTGCGCGGGGTCGGGACCTGGCCGGGGTCGCCGTACGATCACTCCCGGCGCAGCCTCGCCGCGCTGAAGAACCTGACCAGCGACCTCATCGGCCGCTTCTGCGGTGAGGTGCAGCAGGCCACCTTCGCGGCGAGCGACGGGCCGTTCCGGAGGTACGACGCCGGGCTGGTCGTGCCGGAGCGGACCCGGCTGGAGATCGCCGTGCTGAAGGGGATCGCCGCGCACTACGTGATGGAGGCCGAGGAGCGCGTGGCGCTGCTGGCCCGGCAGCGCGAGATGGTCACCGAGCTCGCCGAGACGCTGCTCGAGCGTGGGCCGGACGCCCTGGACCCGGCCTTCGCCGACGACTGGAAGGACGCCGCCGACGACGCAGCACGGCGCCGGGTCGTGGTGGACCAGGTGGCCTCACTCACCGACGCCAGCGCCGCGCTGCGTCACTCCGCCCTGGTGGGCTGA
- the dnaG gene encoding DNA primase, translated as MAGRIREESIAEVREKARIDDVVSAYVSLRNAGGGSLKGLCPFHDEKSPSFHVTPSRGFYHCFGCQAGGDVITFLMEHDGLSFTEAVESLAEKYAVVLERVDGDEPARPSGPPRARLVEANRLAQIFYAEQLATPEAVQARRYLAERDFTADHAEQFGLGFAPRDGEALVRHLRSKGIKDEEAIAAGLVATGRSTYDRFRGRLLWPIRDASADTIGFGARRIFDDDRIEAKFLNTPETPLYKKSTVLYGIDLARREIAKASQAVVVEGYTDVMAAHLSGVPTAVATCGTAFGDDHARVLRRFLHDHEEFRGEVIFTFDGDEAGQKAALRAFGGDQNFVSQTYVAVEPNGMDPCDLRLKEGDAAVRELVARRIPLYRFVLGNVVGKYDLDRADGRVDAVREGARLVSSIRDRSKVDAFARELAGMVGVDVEQARGEVRRAQQRGPEQARTAQRPARRGQAEETPAPAPARQLPDLRDPRFHLERETLKLVVQQPAYVARAVAEIGAGDFTHPTYRAVWEVIATSGGPSVGASDPTWTARLRDAAPHPEVAAAISAITVEPLMTSKELNASYVTANVCRLRELTAQRRIAEVKSRLQRTNPVNEATTYNRMFGELVALERHRRELRDIAVGAQ; from the coding sequence GTGGCCGGCCGGATTCGCGAGGAGAGCATCGCCGAGGTGCGCGAGAAGGCGCGCATCGACGACGTGGTCTCCGCCTACGTCAGCCTGCGCAACGCCGGCGGCGGCTCGCTGAAGGGGCTCTGCCCCTTCCACGACGAGAAGAGCCCGTCCTTCCACGTCACGCCGAGCCGCGGCTTCTACCACTGCTTCGGCTGCCAGGCCGGCGGCGACGTCATCACCTTCCTGATGGAGCACGACGGGCTGAGCTTCACCGAGGCGGTCGAGTCGCTCGCGGAGAAGTACGCCGTCGTCCTCGAGCGGGTCGACGGCGACGAGCCGGCCCGCCCCTCCGGCCCTCCGCGGGCTCGGCTGGTCGAGGCCAACCGGCTGGCGCAGATCTTCTACGCCGAGCAGCTCGCGACGCCCGAGGCGGTCCAGGCCCGGCGTTACCTCGCCGAGCGGGACTTCACCGCCGACCACGCCGAGCAGTTCGGCCTCGGCTTCGCCCCGCGCGACGGCGAGGCGCTGGTGCGGCACCTGCGGTCCAAGGGGATCAAGGACGAGGAGGCCATCGCCGCCGGGCTGGTGGCGACCGGCCGGTCCACCTACGACCGCTTCCGCGGCCGACTGCTCTGGCCCATCCGGGATGCGTCGGCCGACACCATCGGCTTCGGCGCGCGCCGGATCTTCGACGACGACCGGATCGAGGCGAAGTTCCTCAACACCCCCGAGACGCCGCTGTACAAGAAGTCCACGGTCCTCTACGGCATCGACCTGGCCCGCCGGGAGATCGCCAAGGCGTCCCAGGCGGTGGTGGTCGAGGGCTACACCGACGTGATGGCCGCCCACCTGTCCGGCGTCCCCACTGCGGTCGCCACCTGCGGCACCGCGTTCGGCGACGACCACGCGCGCGTCCTGCGGCGCTTCCTGCACGACCACGAGGAGTTCCGCGGCGAGGTCATCTTCACCTTCGACGGCGACGAGGCGGGGCAGAAGGCCGCGCTTCGCGCGTTCGGCGGCGACCAGAACTTCGTCTCCCAGACCTACGTCGCGGTCGAGCCGAACGGGATGGACCCCTGCGACCTGCGGCTGAAGGAGGGCGACGCCGCGGTGCGCGAGCTGGTCGCCCGGCGGATCCCGCTCTACCGCTTCGTGCTCGGCAACGTCGTCGGCAAGTACGACCTCGACCGTGCCGACGGGCGGGTGGACGCGGTGCGCGAGGGCGCCCGGCTGGTCTCCTCGATCCGCGACCGCTCGAAGGTCGACGCGTTCGCCCGCGAGCTGGCCGGGATGGTCGGGGTGGATGTGGAGCAGGCGCGCGGGGAGGTCCGTCGCGCCCAGCAGCGCGGCCCCGAGCAGGCCCGCACCGCGCAGCGGCCGGCGCGTCGCGGTCAGGCCGAGGAGACGCCCGCGCCCGCGCCGGCCCGGCAGCTGCCGGACCTGCGCGACCCCCGCTTCCACCTGGAGCGCGAGACCCTCAAGCTGGTCGTCCAGCAGCCGGCGTACGTCGCCCGCGCGGTCGCCGAGATCGGCGCCGGCGACTTCACCCATCCCACCTACCGCGCGGTGTGGGAGGTGATCGCCACGTCCGGCGGACCCTCCGTCGGTGCCTCCGACCCGACCTGGACCGCGCGGCTGCGCGACGCCGCGCCGCACCCCGAGGTCGCGGCGGCGATCAGCGCGATCACCGTGGAGCCGCTGATGACCAGCAAGGAGCTGAACGCGTCCTACGTCACCGCGAACGTCTGCCGCCTGCGCGAGCTGACCGCGCAGCGGCGGATCGCGGAGGTGAAGTCGCGGCTGCAGCGGACGAACCCGGTCAATGAGGCCACGACGTACAACCGGATGTTCGGCGAGCTGGTCGCGCTCGAGCGGCACCGGCGCGAGCTGCGCGACATCGCGGTGGGCGCCCAGTGA
- a CDS encoding PIG-L deacetylase family protein: MAELEHLREDWDRALAVVAHPDDMEYGAGAAVARWNGQGKTVVYCMVTSGEAGIDGMEPETCRPLREQEQLEACAAVGVETCDFLRQPDGILEYGVPLRRLIAAEVRRHRPDIVITGNFRETYGGRNLNQADHIAVGRATVDAVRDAGNRWIFPEQLTEGLETWGGVREVWAGGSPEATHGVDITDSFDAGVASLVAHRAYIEGLGWQDWDPEEWLESMARQEGRRLGVPLAASFEVFPMGWGE; this comes from the coding sequence ATGGCCGAGCTGGAGCATCTGCGCGAGGACTGGGACCGGGCGCTGGCGGTGGTCGCCCACCCCGACGACATGGAGTACGGCGCCGGCGCCGCCGTCGCCCGCTGGAACGGTCAGGGCAAGACGGTCGTCTACTGCATGGTCACCTCCGGCGAGGCGGGGATCGACGGGATGGAGCCGGAGACCTGCCGTCCGCTGCGCGAGCAGGAGCAGCTCGAGGCGTGCGCCGCGGTCGGCGTCGAGACCTGCGACTTCCTGCGGCAGCCGGACGGGATCCTGGAGTACGGCGTCCCCCTGCGTCGGCTGATCGCCGCGGAGGTGCGCCGGCACCGCCCCGACATCGTGATCACCGGCAACTTCCGCGAGACCTACGGCGGGCGGAACCTCAACCAGGCCGACCACATCGCGGTCGGGCGGGCCACCGTGGACGCCGTACGCGACGCCGGGAACCGGTGGATCTTCCCCGAGCAGCTCACCGAGGGCCTGGAGACCTGGGGCGGCGTCCGCGAGGTCTGGGCGGGCGGCTCGCCGGAGGCCACCCACGGCGTGGACATCACGGACTCCTTCGACGCCGGGGTCGCCTCGCTGGTCGCGCACCGTGCCTACATCGAGGGCCTCGGCTGGCAGGACTGGGATCCTGAGGAGTGGCTGGAGAGCATGGCGCGGCAGGAGGGCCGGCGGCTCGGCGTACCCCTCGCGGCGTCCTTCGAGGTGTTCCCGATGGGCTGGGGCGAATGA